The following proteins come from a genomic window of Winogradskyella sp. PC-19:
- a CDS encoding ABC transporter permease, giving the protein MLVYLRLFKESFSFALNALRNNKLRTFLSLLGVTVGIFSIIAVLAAVDSLDRNIKESLDGLDKNTIYLTKYSFGPTQVPRWKRENYPQVDYDDFEFVRRNINNIEASAYVIFGGGETIRYQAETLSNVEVTPISEGIYIIDNLKISQGRFYSELESETGAPVIVLGYTLAENLFDSDNPIGKQIRVYGRKLTVIGVLDKYGEGLGDTPDVKAFVPANFVRRFRNGGANGLPGAVVIKPKEGIDIDAFESVLKQKFRIYRGLKADEEDDFFVNKLAGLVSFVDSIISVMNGIGWMISLFSLLVGGFGIANIMFVSVKERTNLIGIQKSLGAKNRFILFQFLFEATILAVVGGLVGLGLVWILTFVASGMSGDFKFVLSVQNMLLGFGLSTIIGLISGVLPAIRASRLDPVEAIRTGM; this is encoded by the coding sequence ATGCTTGTATATCTTCGCCTGTTTAAAGAGAGTTTTTCTTTTGCACTAAATGCTTTGCGAAACAATAAATTGCGTACGTTTTTGTCGCTTTTAGGTGTTACAGTTGGTATATTTTCAATAATAGCTGTTTTGGCAGCTGTAGATTCATTAGATAGAAACATCAAGGAAAGTCTTGATGGTTTAGATAAAAATACAATTTACCTTACTAAATATTCTTTTGGACCAACCCAAGTCCCACGTTGGAAACGTGAAAATTACCCTCAAGTAGATTATGATGATTTTGAATTTGTAAGAAGGAATATTAATAATATTGAAGCTTCGGCATATGTTATTTTTGGCGGAGGAGAAACGATACGATATCAAGCGGAAACTTTAAGTAATGTAGAGGTTACTCCGATATCAGAAGGTATTTATATCATAGATAATCTTAAAATATCACAAGGTCGTTTTTATTCGGAATTAGAATCAGAAACTGGTGCTCCTGTTATAGTTTTGGGTTACACACTAGCTGAAAATTTATTTGACAGCGATAACCCTATAGGTAAACAAATACGTGTTTACGGACGAAAGCTTACTGTTATAGGTGTCTTGGATAAATATGGAGAAGGTCTAGGAGATACACCAGATGTAAAGGCCTTTGTGCCAGCTAATTTTGTGCGACGTTTTAGAAATGGAGGTGCAAATGGGCTGCCTGGTGCTGTCGTTATAAAACCGAAAGAAGGAATTGATATAGACGCTTTTGAAAGCGTTTTGAAGCAAAAATTTAGAATATACAGAGGCTTAAAGGCAGATGAAGAGGATGACTTTTTTGTCAATAAACTTGCAGGATTAGTGTCTTTCGTAGATAGTATTATCAGTGTCATGAACGGTATTGGTTGGATGATAAGTCTGTTCTCGTTATTGGTTGGAGGCTTTGGTATTGCAAACATTATGTTTGTAAGCGTTAAAGAACGAACTAATCTTATAGGTATTCAAAAATCTTTAGGTGCCAAAAATAGATTTATACTGTTTCAGTTTTTATTTGAAGCTACAATTTTAGCAGTAGTTGGAGGTTTGGTAGGCTTAGGTTTGGTATGGATTCTAACCTTTGTTGCATCAGGAATGTCAGGAGACTTTAAATTTGTTTTGTCTGTTCAAAATATGCTTTTAGGTTTTGGATTATCAACTATTATTGGGCTTATTTCTGGTGTATTACCAGCAATTAGAGCATCTCGATTAGATCCAGTAGAAGCTATAAGAACAGGTATGTAA
- a CDS encoding ABC transporter permease: MFVYLRLLKESFSFAFNALRNNKLRTFLSLLGVTIGIFSIIAVLAAVDSLDKNIKSQLSSLDSNTMYLARFSFGPTDVPRWKRQQFDKVNFTEYNYLKDNLSGAEHIAYQLFVRPESVRYESEVVSNVNTVVVSHQFADIQTLEFSKGRFYNESESNSGKPVIVIGDEIANSLFGELEPLGKRIRMYGQKFTVIGVVKKEGSGLFGASNDVSVFLPANFVRNRYGDNNRNINNIVIIKPNPDADIDELKAEVTQIMRNRRGLKPNEIDTFFISVISGLKDAIDGIIGSMNFIGWMISLFSLLVGGFGIANIMFVSVKERTNLIGIQKSLGAKNRFILFQFLFEAVILAIVGGLVGLLMVWLGTLVASNLAEDFDFVLSTRNIILGCSISSLIGLISGVIPALRASRLDPVEAIRTGM, translated from the coding sequence ATGTTTGTCTATCTAAGACTTTTAAAAGAAAGTTTTTCTTTCGCTTTTAATGCACTTCGTAATAATAAACTTCGTACGTTTTTGTCATTGTTAGGTGTTACGATTGGTATATTTTCGATTATTGCAGTTTTGGCTGCGGTAGATTCCTTAGATAAAAATATCAAGTCCCAATTAAGTTCATTAGACAGCAATACCATGTATTTGGCACGTTTTTCTTTTGGGCCAACGGATGTCCCTAGATGGAAACGACAACAGTTTGATAAGGTAAACTTCACCGAATATAATTACTTAAAAGATAATTTATCAGGAGCTGAACATATAGCGTATCAATTGTTTGTTAGACCAGAAAGTGTACGGTACGAGTCAGAAGTGGTTAGTAATGTTAATACAGTTGTCGTATCACATCAGTTTGCTGACATACAAACTTTAGAATTTTCAAAAGGGCGTTTTTATAATGAATCCGAATCAAATTCAGGAAAACCAGTAATTGTAATAGGCGATGAAATTGCCAATTCACTCTTTGGAGAACTTGAGCCTTTAGGAAAGCGTATTAGAATGTATGGCCAAAAGTTTACCGTGATTGGCGTTGTCAAAAAAGAAGGTTCTGGATTATTTGGAGCAAGTAATGATGTTTCTGTTTTTCTACCCGCTAACTTTGTTAGAAATCGATATGGTGATAATAATAGAAACATAAATAATATTGTCATTATTAAACCCAATCCAGATGCAGATATAGATGAACTAAAAGCTGAGGTTACACAAATAATGAGAAATCGTCGTGGTCTTAAACCTAATGAAATAGACACTTTTTTTATTAGTGTAATTTCTGGATTAAAGGATGCTATCGATGGTATTATTGGTAGTATGAACTTTATCGGTTGGATGATAAGTCTCTTTTCACTACTCGTAGGAGGTTTTGGTATCGCAAATATTATGTTTGTTAGTGTAAAAGAAAGAACTAATCTTATTGGAATTCAAAAATCTCTAGGTGCAAAAAACAGATTTATATTATTTCAGTTTTTGTTTGAAGCAGTAATTCTAGCTATCGTTGGAGGTTTAGTTGGTCTTTTAATGGTTTGGTTAGGGACTTTAGTGGCTAGTAATTTAGCCGAAGATTTTGATTTTGTCCTTTCTACACGTAATATCATATTAGGTTGCTCAATCTCATCCCTTATAGGATTAATTTCTGGAGTAATACCTGCTTTAAGAGCGTCAAGATTAGATCCTGTTGAAGCGATAAGAACTGGAATGTAA
- a CDS encoding GAF domain-containing protein: protein MTFTELKPQITDITSNTTTTVDEKLLKICELLEQHIEYYNWVGFYFKNGDKHELKLGPYVGEPTDHTIIPFGKGICGQVAVSNQNFVVPDVKAQDNYIACSITVKAEIVVPIFVNGENLGQIDIDSNTADPFTEADERFLEFVCKEVSKLIG, encoded by the coding sequence ATGACTTTTACAGAATTAAAACCTCAAATAACAGACATAACTTCTAACACAACAACTACTGTTGACGAGAAACTTCTTAAAATATGTGAACTGCTTGAACAACACATAGAATACTACAATTGGGTTGGATTTTATTTTAAAAACGGTGATAAACACGAATTAAAACTTGGACCTTATGTTGGCGAACCAACAGATCATACTATTATCCCTTTTGGAAAAGGTATTTGCGGACAAGTGGCAGTTAGTAATCAAAATTTTGTGGTACCAGATGTAAAAGCGCAAGACAATTATATAGCGTGTAGTATTACCGTAAAAGCCGAAATTGTTGTTCCAATTTTTGTGAATGGTGAAAACTTAGGTCAGATAGATATTGACTCTAATACTGCTGACCCTTTTACAGAAGCTGATGAACGTTTTTTAGAGTTTGTTTGTAAAGAAGTGTCTAAACTAATAGGTTAA
- the xrtF gene encoding exosortase family protein XrtF, protein MRALLTKYKLVIRFILTFVLVYGVLSIGYKFYLDFSEDSKYYPDYMTHLVGKQTETILNGFGYRTNIVPMLEEPSLLVIVNQKSLARIIEGCNGMSVIILFVAFVIAFSDTFKRTFLFILAGSVLIYAMNLVRVVLLTVGLYHYPWRSELMHEVIFPLAIYGLVFLLWMYWVNHFSKKVKASNV, encoded by the coding sequence TTGAGAGCATTACTTACAAAATACAAACTTGTTATTCGCTTTATACTCACATTTGTTTTAGTATATGGTGTTTTGTCTATTGGATATAAATTTTATTTAGACTTTTCTGAAGATTCTAAATACTATCCAGATTATATGACACATTTAGTAGGTAAGCAAACAGAAACAATTCTAAACGGTTTTGGTTATCGAACAAATATTGTCCCAATGCTCGAAGAACCTTCATTATTGGTTATTGTAAACCAAAAGAGCTTAGCTAGAATCATTGAAGGCTGTAACGGTATGAGTGTTATTATTCTTTTTGTTGCTTTTGTAATTGCATTCTCTGACACCTTTAAGCGGACGTTTTTATTTATACTAGCAGGCAGTGTTTTAATTTATGCGATGAACCTTGTTCGAGTAGTATTATTAACAGTTGGCTTGTATCATTATCCATGGAGAAGCGAACTCATGCACGAAGTTATTTTTCCATTAGCGATTTATGGTCTTGTCTTCTTATTATGGATGTATTGGGTCAATCATTTTTCAAAAAAAGTAAAAGCTTCCAATGTCTAA
- a CDS encoding exosortase F system-associated membrane protein yields the protein MSKTLRYIIVFVLLLLLVLVRAFEDTLFYDPYLIFFENDYLFIDSPRREVAKLVFFTFLRYLINSLLSLGIIYCAFLDKQMIKFSAIVFAVGYICFTIPFLYFVINPRQEDYYLFFNVRRFLIQPIILLLLLPALYYYKLKR from the coding sequence ATGTCTAAAACGTTACGATATATTATTGTTTTTGTGCTCTTGTTATTGCTAGTCTTGGTGAGGGCTTTTGAAGACACATTGTTTTACGACCCATATTTAATCTTCTTTGAAAACGATTATTTATTCATAGACAGTCCTCGACGAGAAGTTGCTAAGTTGGTCTTCTTTACTTTTTTAAGGTATCTTATAAATTCATTATTATCATTAGGTATAATTTATTGTGCTTTTTTAGATAAGCAGATGATTAAGTTTTCTGCAATAGTTTTTGCAGTAGGATACATATGTTTTACAATCCCGTTTTTATACTTTGTAATTAATCCACGTCAAGAAGATTACTATCTGTTTTTTAATGTGCGTCGTTTTTTGATTCAGCCAATTATACTTTTATTGTTATTACCTGCTTTATACTACTATAAGCTAAAGCGTTAA
- a CDS encoding HYC_CC_PP family protein: MKYLLSHKIFATTLSVLVLLSTFSFTVEKHYCGDTLIDTAVFSEVKGCGMDMEAVSKKKKPCCKDEVDVIEGQDELNRASFDDLEFSTHLFIATYAYSCVSLFESLPKQIIPNKDYSPPNIVYDIQLLEEVFLI; this comes from the coding sequence GTGAAATACTTACTATCACATAAAATCTTTGCTACAACGTTATCTGTATTAGTGTTGCTTTCGACATTTTCTTTCACTGTCGAAAAACATTATTGTGGCGATACCTTAATTGATACAGCTGTATTCTCTGAAGTAAAAGGCTGCGGAATGGATATGGAAGCGGTTTCGAAAAAGAAAAAGCCATGCTGTAAAGATGAGGTAGATGTTATAGAAGGACAAGATGAATTAAATAGAGCCAGTTTTGACGATTTAGAATTTTCAACACATTTATTTATTGCGACTTATGCATATAGTTGTGTTTCGCTATTTGAAAGTCTTCCAAAGCAAATAATTCCTAATAAAGATTACTCACCACCTAATATTGTTTATGATATTCAGCTCTTAGAGGAGGTTTTTTTAATTTGA
- a CDS encoding TonB-dependent receptor, whose product MKTYILYCAIFLASIIHAQDKLEGVILESIEDKEIPLAGANVFWLNTSVGAMTDENGAFSISYQSLYKKLVISYVGFKTDTLTITSNKAIRHVLKSTSSLDEVTITSRKQATAKSYLKATNTFTVSSDELLKAACCNLSESFETNPSIDVNFADAVSGSRQIKMLGLSSPYILIATENIPAIRGASQAYGLGFIPGTWVESIQITKGAGSVVNGYESIAGQINAELVKPMTDNNLFVNLYAATSERVELNTHFNTKLSDKWSTGLYLHGNTHQENHDVNNDDFLDMPLYNQINIMNRWQYVNGEKGIVSFINLRYLNDEKQAGQVSFNPENDTGTTNAWGSEINTERFEITTKLGYVNPEVPWQSIGFQTAYSHHRQDSYFGLNIYDIQHNSFYSNLVYNTIISDSRHKIKTGLSFTLDDYDELVNINTYQRIENSFGGFFEYAYDDLENLTLTAGLRADQHNRFGFFVTPRLHLRYTPWEKSAWRISAGRGIKSANIFAETQNMFASSRQINIRNEGGKIYGLDPEIAWNYGISYLQGFNLFGQKGDITFDFYRTDFQNQVVTDWENPFEISFYNLDGKSFANSFQVEVNYNAFENFDLRTAYKFYDVQTDYDSGRLQKPLVSRHRFFANAAYETKLKESGSHWKFDATYNWVSEQRFPNTSLSVPQFQVDEFSPTVGTLNLQVTKVFSPKFEIYVGGENVTNVRQPNPIISADNPFGSNFDTNFVYGPIFGNLYYAGLRFKIK is encoded by the coding sequence ATGAAAACATATATCTTATACTGTGCTATATTTTTGGCAAGTATAATTCATGCTCAAGACAAGCTCGAAGGTGTGATTTTAGAGTCTATTGAAGATAAAGAAATTCCACTAGCTGGCGCAAACGTCTTTTGGTTAAATACTAGCGTTGGAGCGATGACTGATGAGAATGGCGCTTTTTCAATTTCTTATCAATCATTATACAAAAAACTTGTAATTAGTTATGTAGGTTTTAAAACAGACACGCTTACAATTACATCGAATAAAGCCATTCGTCATGTCCTAAAATCTACATCGAGTTTGGACGAAGTAACAATAACGTCTCGTAAACAAGCTACAGCAAAATCGTATCTAAAAGCGACCAATACGTTTACGGTTAGTAGTGACGAGCTACTCAAAGCGGCATGTTGTAATCTATCCGAAAGTTTTGAAACCAATCCATCAATAGATGTCAATTTTGCCGATGCGGTTTCTGGTTCGCGTCAAATAAAAATGTTGGGTTTAAGTTCGCCTTATATTTTAATAGCGACAGAAAATATCCCTGCAATCCGTGGTGCATCACAAGCCTATGGTTTAGGTTTTATACCAGGAACTTGGGTCGAAAGTATTCAAATTACAAAAGGTGCTGGTAGTGTTGTTAATGGTTATGAAAGTATAGCTGGCCAAATAAATGCCGAATTGGTTAAGCCAATGACAGACAATAATTTGTTTGTAAATCTCTATGCAGCAACTAGCGAACGTGTAGAATTAAACACCCATTTTAATACCAAACTAAGTGATAAGTGGAGTACAGGTTTGTACTTACACGGTAACACACATCAGGAAAATCACGATGTTAATAATGATGACTTCTTAGATATGCCACTTTACAATCAGATTAATATTATGAATCGTTGGCAATATGTTAATGGCGAAAAAGGGATTGTGAGTTTTATAAATCTAAGATATTTAAATGACGAAAAGCAAGCTGGACAAGTAAGCTTTAATCCCGAAAATGACACAGGAACGACTAATGCATGGGGAAGCGAAATTAATACGGAACGTTTTGAGATAACCACAAAGTTAGGTTATGTAAACCCCGAAGTACCTTGGCAGAGTATAGGGTTTCAAACAGCCTATAGTCATCATCGACAAGACTCTTATTTTGGGTTGAATATCTATGATATACAGCACAATAGCTTTTATAGCAATTTGGTGTATAACACCATTATTTCTGACTCTAGGCATAAAATTAAAACAGGACTTAGTTTTACTTTAGACGATTATGACGAGTTGGTAAATATAAATACGTATCAGCGTATTGAAAATTCCTTTGGTGGTTTTTTTGAATATGCTTATGACGATTTAGAAAACTTAACACTAACCGCAGGCTTACGAGCTGACCAACATAACCGTTTTGGTTTTTTTGTGACACCACGTTTACATTTGCGTTATACACCTTGGGAGAAATCTGCTTGGCGAATTTCTGCCGGTCGCGGTATAAAAAGTGCTAATATTTTTGCCGAAACTCAAAATATGTTTGCTAGCTCAAGACAAATAAATATTAGAAATGAAGGCGGAAAAATTTATGGACTTGACCCAGAAATTGCATGGAATTATGGTATAAGTTACTTGCAAGGTTTTAACCTTTTTGGTCAAAAAGGCGATATAACATTTGACTTTTATCGTACAGATTTTCAAAATCAAGTCGTCACAGATTGGGAAAACCCTTTTGAAATTAGTTTTTATAATTTAGATGGAAAGAGTTTTGCTAATAGCTTTCAAGTCGAAGTAAATTACAATGCTTTTGAAAATTTTGATTTAAGAACGGCATACAAATTTTACGATGTACAAACCGATTACGATTCTGGACGTTTGCAAAAACCATTAGTATCTCGTCATCGTTTTTTTGCAAATGCAGCCTATGAAACTAAATTAAAAGAAAGTGGCAGCCATTGGAAATTTGATGCCACTTACAATTGGGTCAGTGAACAACGTTTTCCTAACACTAGTCTAAGTGTACCTCAATTTCAAGTCGATGAATTTTCGCCAACAGTCGGTACTTTAAACTTGCAAGTTACCAAAGTGTTTTCTCCTAAATTTGAAATATATGTTGGCGGCGAGAATGTGACCAATGTTAGACAACCAAACCCAATAATTAGTGCAGATAATCCATTTGGTTCAAATTTTGATACTAACTTTGTATATGGTCCGATTTTTGGAAATTTGTATTACGCAGGATTACGCTTTAAAATAAAATAA
- a CDS encoding heavy-metal-associated domain-containing protein → MKKLLTLTVMLFTVIAFAQDKNARKTIEVDGICGMCKERIEKAAIRTKGVKSGIWSVKTHELKLIFDERKTDLETISKKLASVGHDTKIIKATEEQYNSVHPCCRYRDDDVKKDHENEEN, encoded by the coding sequence ATGAAAAAACTACTAACACTAACAGTAATGCTATTCACCGTAATAGCTTTTGCTCAAGACAAAAACGCACGTAAAACTATTGAAGTAGATGGTATTTGCGGTATGTGTAAAGAACGTATCGAGAAGGCAGCCATACGCACCAAAGGTGTAAAATCTGGCATTTGGAGTGTAAAAACACATGAGTTAAAGCTCATTTTTGATGAACGTAAAACTGATTTGGAAACCATTTCAAAAAAATTAGCCTCAGTAGGTCACGACACAAAAATTATTAAAGCCACAGAAGAACAATATAACTCTGTACATCCATGTTGTCGTTATCGAGATGATGATGTTAAGAAAGACCATGAAAATGAGGAAAATTAA
- a CDS encoding cytochrome-c peroxidase, translated as MSKSIILRLLFLFTLCFFSCNDNEGYEPVETNDSILNLPDQSFDYESLNLPNHFTTDLPGQPLPTSVNGIDNTPNDNPITNEGATLGRVLFYDKKLSANGTTACASCHKQDKGFSDDAILSIGFDGGFTGRHSMTLINSRYYQRGRFFWDERATTLEEQVLMPFQDPVEMGMTLEEVVSTVQEQSYYPELFESAFGTEDIDSDKISKALSQFVRSIVSYSSKYDAGRVVSAAPGANFSNFTAEENLGKNLFFQTIPNGGGACFGCHTTEAFVSANPGPQNNGLDLLTTDNGAGDVFNNPIFVGRFKTSTLRNIELTAPYMHDGRFATLEEVVEHYNSGIQSHPTLSPALTDNNGNPVRLNFTETEKAALVAFLKTLTDTSVNTEVKWSDPF; from the coding sequence ATGTCCAAATCAATCATTTTACGTCTATTATTCCTTTTTACGCTTTGTTTTTTCTCATGTAACGATAATGAGGGTTATGAACCTGTTGAGACTAATGATAGTATTTTAAACTTACCAGATCAGTCTTTTGATTATGAGAGTTTAAATTTACCAAATCATTTTACTACAGATTTACCTGGTCAACCTTTACCAACGTCTGTTAATGGTATTGATAATACCCCAAACGATAATCCAATTACCAATGAAGGTGCAACATTAGGTCGCGTACTTTTCTATGATAAAAAATTAAGTGCAAATGGTACTACAGCATGTGCATCTTGCCATAAACAAGATAAAGGTTTTTCGGATGACGCCATTTTAAGTATTGGTTTTGATGGGGGTTTTACTGGACGTCATTCGATGACCTTAATAAATTCTAGGTATTACCAACGTGGTCGTTTTTTCTGGGACGAAAGAGCTACTACTCTAGAAGAACAAGTGTTAATGCCGTTTCAAGACCCAGTTGAAATGGGAATGACTTTGGAAGAAGTTGTAAGCACAGTGCAAGAACAATCTTATTATCCTGAATTATTTGAAAGTGCCTTTGGTACAGAAGATATTGATAGCGATAAAATTTCAAAAGCGTTATCACAATTTGTTAGAAGTATTGTAAGCTATTCGAGTAAATATGATGCAGGTAGAGTTGTATCTGCAGCGCCAGGTGCAAACTTTTCTAACTTTACAGCCGAAGAGAATTTAGGTAAAAATTTATTTTTTCAGACTATTCCAAATGGTGGTGGTGCCTGTTTTGGTTGTCATACAACAGAAGCATTTGTTAGTGCAAATCCAGGTCCGCAAAATAACGGACTAGATTTATTAACTACCGATAATGGTGCAGGTGATGTATTTAATAACCCTATTTTTGTAGGTCGTTTTAAGACAAGTACTTTGCGTAATATTGAGTTGACTGCACCTTATATGCATGACGGAAGGTTTGCAACACTTGAAGAAGTTGTCGAGCATTATAATAGTGGTATACAAAGTCATCCGACATTATCACCAGCATTGACTGATAATAATGGTAATCCTGTTCGCTTAAACTTTACAGAGACAGAAAAAGCCGCTTTGGTGGCATTTCTAAAAACATTAACAGATACTAGTGTTAATACTGAAGTAAAATGGAGTGATCCTTTTTAG
- the groL gene encoding chaperonin GroEL (60 kDa chaperone family; promotes refolding of misfolded polypeptides especially under stressful conditions; forms two stacked rings of heptamers to form a barrel-shaped 14mer; ends can be capped by GroES; misfolded proteins enter the barrel where they are refolded when GroES binds): MAKDIKFDIEARDGLKRGVDALANAVKVTLGPKGRNVIISKSFGAPQVTKDGVSVAKEIELENELENMGAQMVKEVASKTNDLAGDGTTTATVLAQAIVKEGLKNVAAGANPMDLKRGIDKAVLSITADLEKQAKKVGNSSEKIEQVASISANNDNTIGELIAKAFGKVGKEGVITVEEAKGTDTYVDVVEGMQFDRGYLSPYFVTDSDKMIADLENPYILLFDKKISNLQEILPILEPVAQSGRPLLIIAEDVEGQALATLVVNKLRGGLKIAAVKAPGFGDRRKAMLEDIAILTGGVVISEERGFSLENADLTMLGTAESVMIDKDNTTIVNGSGKSSDIKARVNQIKAQIETTTSDYDREKLQERLAKLAGGVAVLYVGAASEVEMKEKKDRVDDALHATRAAVEEGIVAGGGVALVRAKKTLEKITTDNLDETTGVQIVNKAIEAPLRTIVENAGGEGSVVINKVLEGKKDFGYDAKSEDYVDMLKVGIIDPKKVTRIALENAASVAGMILTTECALVDIKEDTPAMPPMGGGGMPGMM, encoded by the coding sequence ATGGCAAAGGATATAAAATTTGATATTGAAGCACGCGACGGATTAAAGCGCGGTGTGGATGCATTAGCAAATGCAGTAAAAGTAACTTTAGGCCCAAAAGGTCGTAATGTAATTATTAGCAAATCATTTGGTGCACCGCAAGTGACTAAAGATGGTGTGTCTGTAGCAAAAGAAATTGAGCTAGAAAACGAATTGGAAAACATGGGTGCTCAAATGGTTAAAGAAGTTGCTTCTAAAACCAATGATCTTGCTGGTGATGGTACGACCACTGCAACTGTTTTAGCACAAGCTATCGTAAAAGAAGGTCTAAAAAATGTTGCTGCTGGCGCAAACCCAATGGATTTGAAACGTGGTATTGATAAGGCTGTACTTTCTATCACTGCTGATTTAGAAAAGCAGGCAAAAAAAGTAGGTAACTCTTCAGAAAAAATTGAACAAGTTGCCTCTATTTCTGCAAATAACGATAACACAATTGGTGAGTTAATCGCAAAAGCTTTTGGAAAAGTTGGCAAAGAAGGTGTAATTACTGTAGAAGAGGCAAAAGGAACAGATACATATGTAGATGTTGTTGAAGGTATGCAATTTGACCGTGGTTATTTATCACCATATTTTGTTACTGATTCTGATAAAATGATTGCTGATTTAGAAAATCCATACATCTTATTATTTGATAAGAAGATTTCTAACTTACAAGAAATACTTCCAATACTAGAACCAGTAGCACAGTCTGGTCGCCCATTATTAATAATCGCCGAAGACGTCGAAGGACAAGCCTTAGCAACTTTAGTAGTCAACAAATTACGTGGTGGATTAAAAATTGCTGCTGTAAAAGCACCTGGATTTGGTGACAGACGTAAAGCCATGTTAGAAGATATCGCTATCTTAACTGGTGGTGTTGTTATTTCTGAAGAAAGAGGTTTCTCTTTAGAAAACGCTGACCTTACTATGTTAGGTACTGCAGAATCTGTAATGATTGACAAAGACAACACAACAATTGTTAACGGAAGTGGAAAATCTTCAGATATAAAAGCACGAGTTAACCAAATCAAAGCACAGATAGAAACAACTACTTCTGATTATGACAGAGAGAAGCTTCAAGAGCGTTTAGCTAAGTTAGCTGGTGGTGTTGCCGTACTATATGTTGGCGCTGCTTCTGAAGTAGAAATGAAAGAAAAGAAAGACCGTGTAGATGATGCTTTACATGCAACACGTGCTGCAGTAGAAGAAGGTATCGTTGCTGGTGGTGGTGTAGCTTTAGTTCGTGCTAAAAAGACACTAGAAAAAATTACAACAGATAATCTAGACGAAACTACAGGTGTACAAATCGTAAACAAAGCGATTGAAGCACCTTTACGCACTATCGTAGAAAATGCTGGTGGTGAAGGTTCAGTTGTCATCAACAAAGTATTAGAAGGTAAAAAAGACTTTGGTTACGATGCCAAATCTGAAGATTACGTAGACATGCTTAAAGTGGGAATTATTGACCCTAAAAAAGTAACACGTATTGCCTTAGAAAATGCAGCTTCTGTTGCTGGAATGATTTTAACTACTGAATGTGCTTTAGTAGATATTAAAGAAGATACGCCTGCAATGCCTCCAATGGGCGGCGGCGGAATGCCTGGCATGATGTAA
- the groES gene encoding co-chaperone GroES, whose amino-acid sequence MALNIKPLADRVLVEPSAAETKTASGIIIPDNAKEKPQKGTVVAVGNGKKDEPLTVKVGDTVLYGKYGGTELKLEGKDYLMMRESDILAIV is encoded by the coding sequence ATGGCTTTAAACATTAAACCATTAGCAGATAGAGTTCTTGTAGAACCTTCAGCTGCTGAAACTAAAACGGCCTCTGGTATAATAATTCCAGATAACGCAAAAGAGAAACCACAAAAAGGGACTGTTGTTGCCGTAGGTAATGGTAAAAAAGACGAACCTTTAACAGTAAAAGTTGGTGACACTGTACTTTATGGAAAATATGGCGGAACAGAACTTAAACTTGAAGGTAAAGACTATTTAATGATGCGCGAAAGCGACATTTTAGCAATTGTTTAA
- the secG gene encoding preprotein translocase subunit SecG produces MTKFTIFLVLIVVVAFLLVVVIMVQNPKGGGLSSSFGGGGTQQLGGVKKTGDFLDKSTWFLATLLIALILLSNITIDGAGGVSDSKALDADDTTTQQPVTPPATTDDSNTGS; encoded by the coding sequence ATGACTAAGTTTACAATATTTTTGGTATTAATCGTAGTGGTAGCATTTTTACTAGTAGTAGTAATTATGGTACAAAATCCAAAAGGTGGTGGATTATCATCTTCTTTCGGTGGTGGCGGTACACAACAATTAGGTGGTGTAAAAAAGACAGGTGACTTTTTAGATAAGAGTACATGGTTTTTAGCAACACTTTTAATTGCATTAATATTATTATCTAATATTACAATTGATGGTGCTGGCGGAGTAAGTGATTCTAAGGCATTAGATGCAGACGACACTACAACTCAACAACCTGTTACACCTCCAGCTACAACTGACGATTCAAATACAGGAAGTTAA